GCATATGGAAGATCAGGAGGAGGCGTTATTCAGGTTCAGTCAGTTGTGCAGTTCGGCAGGGCAGGAAGATGCTGGGTTGTTCGAAAATATTTTCCGTCATGCCCGGAACAACTTCGATATCATCAAGCGATTTGGACGCTTTCCTACCCGCAATGCATCTCTAGGTCGGCTTTCTACTGAAGCAGAGCTGCAATGGCTCGCAGGTGGAGGGGCAAAACTCACCCAATAGCAGGTTCGCTTAACGAACCTGCGGCATGACACAGTTGCGGCCCTTATGTTTAGCGTTGTACAGGGCCTCGTCTGCCCTGGCTACTAACGCCAGTCCACATTCATCATCTGCTCTTTCCGCGATACCAAATGATGCAGTAATCGAATTGATTTTCTGTCCAGAACGCTTGTCTGTGACCGACAACCTTTCGAGTGTCAAACGCATTTTCTCAGCGACAACAAAGGTCGACTTCAAAGGAAGGCTTGGTAGGATTACCACGAACTCTTCACCTCCATACCTAAATATTGCGCCCGAAGTATCGACTACCTGTTTGAGTTTCGCTGCGACAATCTGGAGAACCTTGTCACCCATTTGATGACCAAACTCATCATTAAACGATTTGAAGTGATCAATGTCGACCATCATCACGCTGAATACATTGTTTTGATCGACGTGTTCATCAAGCTGCTTTTCGAACTCACGACGGTTTAAGCAGCCTGTCAAAGCATCATGCGAAGCTTGTTTCTGATATTCCTGGAGTTGTTTTTTTAGTGCGTCAATTTCAGTTTTTTGCGAGGTAACTTGTAACTGGTATTGGGACGTAGCACTCAGTAGATGCTGGGAACCTTTGAGAAGTTCATGCAACACTTGCTTGCTTTCCCCGTTTTGGGCGATATCACCTTTTACGTTTTTTAATTTATCTACAGAACTGCTTAGGATGTCTCTGAACTCTTCGGTATCTGATACCGTGTGTTCCATGGATTCGCCAAGATCAGCAGTCAGGTTTTGGAGCTTTTGACGGAAATTGTTCACTTCGCGTTTGGCATCATCCATGAGATACGTATCGATAATTTCATCGCAGTGTTTAATTGAGCAGGCCCCAAAAAGGCTGACTTTATTATCAACTGCTTGATTTAACTGAGGGTTAGTACCTGCACAATAGGTATACCAAAGCGAGAAATAGTGAGGTGTTGTCGGTACCTTATATTTTACCATTAAAGGTACGGCGCGCTTGAAAATACTGGTTGCTTCAAAAAAGGCGTAATCACTCATTAGTGTCTCCTTATCGAACACTTTATCCACTATTGATACAGGATTATGTGCGATAAATTAACACTAGGTGTAAAAAACCCCGTACATAAGCACAGGGTCTTTGAGAATTGTGATCTCAATCTTATTTTATCTGATTACATACGTTCTAACGTGTTAATACCCAGTAGATCAAGACCTTGTTTTATAGTGCGTGATGTCAATGCAGCTAGTTTCATTCTGCTTTGTTTAGTTTCGCCTTCTGCATTCAGAATTGGGCACGCTTCGTAGAAACTTGAGAAGGTGCCAGCCAGATCAAACAGGTAGCTGCACATGATGTGTGGCTGACCTTCGCGGGCGACACCATCAACTGCTTCTTCAAATTGCAGAAGTTTAGAAACCAGTGCTTTCTCTCTCTCTTCAGACACAATGATTTGGCCTTCGATGCTGTTCGCATCAATGCCAGCTTTGTTGAAGATAGAGGCCACGCGGGTGTAAGCGTATTGCATGTAAGGCGCAGTATTGCCTTCAAATGCCAGCATGTTGTCCCAGTCAAACACATAGTCAGTAGTGCGGTGCTTAGACAAGTCAGCGTATTTTACGGCTGCCATTGCTACTGTGTTCGCAATGTTGTCTTTTTCTTCCACTGACAGTTCAGGGTTTTTCTCTTCAATTAGCTTCTTCGCACGCACTTCTGCTTCGTCCAGCAGGTCAGCCAGACGAACGGTACCGCCTGCACGGGTCTTGAATGGCTTACCGTCTTTACCCAGCATCATGCCGAATGCATGGTGCTCAAGGCTCATGCTTTCAGGTACATAACCGGCTTTACGAACGATAGTCCACGCCTGCATCAGGTGCTGGTGCTGACGTGAGTCGATGAAGTACAGCACGCGATCTGCGTTGAAGGTTTCGTAGCGGTATTTCGCGCATGCGATATCCGTAGTGGTGTACAGGAAGCCGCCATCACGCTTCTGGATGATCACACCCATAGGCTCGCCATCTTTGTTCTTGTACTCGTCCAGGAATACAACCATGGCGCCGTCATCTTCGACTGCCAGGCCTTGTGCTTTAAGGTCTTCAACAATGCCAGCCAGCATGCCGTTGTACATGCTTTCACCCATCACGTCTTTATCGGTCAGGGATACGTTCAAACGGTCGTAGTTACGCTGGTTTTGTTCCAGAGTGATTTTTACCAGTTGCTGCCATTTTTCTTTGCAGTACTCGTCTCCACTTTGCAGGCGAACCACGTAGTTACGTGCAGTCTTTGCAAACTCTTCGTCTTCGTCGTAAAGCTTCTTCGATTCACGGTAGAAGCCTTCGATGTCGCTAAGATCCATCGAAATGTCGCCGCCTTGCGCTTCATGACGCTCAAGGTTTGCGATCAGCATGCCGAACTGGGTACCCCAGTCGCCAAGGTGGTTAGCGCGGATAACGTTGTGACCCATGAACTCCAGAGTGCGCACAACCGCGTCACCAATGATGGTTGAACGCAAGTGACCAACGTGCATTTCTTTCGCTACGTTTGGTGCTGAGTAGTCAACCACAATGTTTTGTTTTTCAGCTTCTGCCACGCCCAGACGGTCACTCGCCAGCGCTTCGTCTGCTTTGGCTGCAAGCCACTCAGTGCTTAAGAAAATATTGATAAACCCAGGGCCAGCGATTTCGGTTTTTTCCGCCATGCCATCCAGATCCAGAACATCCAGCACTTTCTGCGCGAATTCGCGTGGGTTACAACCCAGCTTTTTGGCAACACCCATGATGCCGTTTGCCTGGTAGTCACCAAACTGTGGTTTCGCTGATTGACGGACAGCCGCTGGGCTGCCTTCAGGTGCACCTGCAGCAACCATGGCTGCAGCGACTTTGTCGTTAAGAAGGGCTTGAATATTCACTTGCTTACCTTAATTCTGACACCCGGCAAAATACAGCCGGGTTAAAGCAAAAAATCCGTCAACAATACCCACTGCAATTTGAGGCAAACAGGGCATGGTTGACGGCTTTAGCACTGAAACTTGGGCATCAAAGTGTGATGCGCGTATGTAGGCGTAATAATACCCACAAACAGGCGCAGTTTAAAAGCTGAATCCTGCGAAATAGGTGGATTTCATAACAAGTAAAAGCGTGTGCGTTCCAGTGATATCAACGCTGTGGTAAATTCCTGTCATCTTTGAAGGTAACGAGATGACCATGCCAGCATTAACCGTCGATTCCCTCTACGCCACACTCCCCGATTTTTCTGCTCGCTTGGATGCGCTGTTAGAAGTGTTGGAGTTGGATCTTAGCGCCTATCGTGCCGACCACATCGCTTTGCGCATCAACGACAGAAAAGCGGCTGAGGAACTTCACCAATCCTGGCTCTCTTCGGGTGAAGAACTTTCCGTGAATAACATCAATGGCCGTCCTATTGTGGTGATCAAAGCCAACGATCCGCTGTCTTTCGGTCAATGGCAAACGCAATGTGTCGAGTTGCCGTATCCGGGTGACAAGCTTTATCCGGTGGAAGGATGGGAACACGCCGAATGGGTGGTACCCTCAAAGGCGACAACACCGGAAGCACTGCTCGAGGATGTGTTTGGCTTGTTCCCAGCGCTTGCAGCAAAGTGGGATCAACTGGCATCACTGGGTGTGAAGGTGAAACTGAGCTCTCCCGCAGGCGAGGGCGAGCGTATTGCCAACCCGACTGTGGCATTCAAGTTCAAGGGCATTTGCGTCAAGCTCCACCCCGTGACTCTGGAGCAAGTGATAGAAAGTGAAAAAGGAGCCTGAGGCTCCTTTTTCTTTGGTCGATTTCCTGCTTACAGAATGACGGTCTTATTGCCATAAACGAAGACTTTGTCTTCGATCACTTGGCTCAGAGCATTACTCAGCACGGTTTTCTCTACGTCACGACCCGCTTTCACCATGTCTTCTGCACTGAAGGTGTGGTCAACATGTTTCACGTTCTGGTCGATGATTGGACCTTCATCTAAATCGTTGGTCACGAAATGTGCCGTTGCACCAATGATTTTTACGCCTCGTTCCCATGCCTGATGATAAGGGCGTGCGCCGATGAATGCTGGCAGGAAGCTGTGGTGAATGTTGATGATTTTACGAGGGAAACGTGCAACGAAGTTTGGTGTCAGCACACGCATAAATTTTGCCAGAACAATATGGTTCGGTTCATACCCTTCGATGATGTCGATGATTTGGTTTTCATGCTCTTCACGTTCCAAGCCTTCATGGCTCACAAAGTGGAACGGAATATCGAATTTTTCCGTTAATGCTGCCAGCTTATCGTGGTTACCAATTACGGCGGCAATATCCACATCCAAAGAACCGTCATAGGCTTTCATCAGGATGTCACCCAGACAATGTGACTCTTTGGTCACCATGATCACCACACGTTTACGGCGACTGGTGTCAACGAGATTGCGGTGGCTGCCTGCCGGGAGCGCCTGATCGATATCCATCAGGAAGGTTTCATCATTGAAAATCCCTTCCAGCTCAGTACGCATGAAGAATTGACCGGTACTGTGGTCAACGTACTCATTGTTATGGATGATGTTGAGTTGGTGTTTGTAACAGATGTTGGTGATCTTGGCGATGAGGCCTTGCGCGTCAGGGCAGTCCGTCAGCAGGATTTTTCTTTCCATAGAAACGTATTACTCGTGATGAATTTTAATTTGCTATTCATCACGTTTTACTCTGAATTGGCCTCAAGGTCAAAGACTTGACGGTGAGGTTCTGCATGTCTGGCGATAAGGGGGGATTGTTGGCATAATGCAATCCTTTCAAATACTGTATAAATGACCAATGATTTCGAAGGTTTTCTCCACCACAGGTGCGTTGGCTCGAGCGATAAAAGGTTTCCAGCCACGCCAGCCGCAGACCGATATGGCGTTGTCAGTTGAGCGTTCAATCAAAAACCAAACTCAACTCGTAGTCGAGGCAGGGACGGGTACCGGTAAAACATATGCGTATCTGGTGCCTGCACTGCTTAGTGGAAAGAAAACCATTGTCAGTACAGGTTCGAAAAATCTTCAGGAACAGCTGTTTCACCGTGATCTACCATTGATGGTCGACACCCTCGGCTTCTCAGGTCGTGTTGCCTTGCTGAAAGGGCGAGCAAACTACCTTTGCCCAGAACGCTTGAGTCGCCAGATGATCGAGAGTCACGACGGTCACGCTGATCCGACACTGCTTAGCCAGTTAGTGAAAGTACGCAGCTGGTCTTCAGAAACCAAAACCGGTGATCTGGGCGAGTGCGATGATTTGGCGGAAGACAGCCCAATCATCCCCACAATTACCTCGACGAATGACAACTGTCTGGGCAAGGAATGCCCAAGCTATGAAGACTGTTTTGTGGTGAAGGCCCGCAAACGCGCCATGGATGCAGACTTGGTGGTCGTGAATCACCACCTTTTCCTAGCCGATTTGGCGATCAAAGAAACAGGGTTTGGTGAACTGATTCCGGAAGCGGAAGTGTTTATCTTCGATGAAGCGCACCAGATCCCCGATATCGCCAGCCAGTATTTCGGCCAGAGTCTTTCCAGTCGTCAGCTTCAGGAACTCGCCAAAGACATCAACATTGCGTATCGCACTGAACTTCGCGATACCAAACAGCTTGAGAAAGTCGCTGATCGCCTTTCTCAATCGGCATCGGATTTGCGCATTGTACTGGGCGAGCCGGGCTTTCGTGGTAACTGGCGTGAAATAAGCACTTCTCCGGCGGTAGCAAGGGAGCTGGTGCGTTTGACCGACGCACTAGAGCTTGCCCATGACGTGATGAAGCTGTCATTGGGTCGAAGCCAGTTGTTGGATGCCGCCTTCGATCGCGCTACTTTATTTAAAGCCAGACTTGAGCGGGTAAAAGATACCTCTATCCCTGGCTATTCCTATTGGTACGAATGTAGCCGCCATCATTTCAGCCTGAACATCACACCATTGTCCGTGGCTGAAAAATTCCGCGAGCAAATTCAGCAGCAGGAAGGGGCGTGGATATTTACCTCTGCAACGCTCGCGGTGAACGATGACTTCAGTCACTTCAGCAACCGCTTGGGTTTAGAGCCCACAGAGCAGTTTACCCTGCCTAGTCCATTCGATTACGAATCTCAGGCGATTCTCTGTGTTCCGCGCTTTTTGCCAGAGCCAAACAGCTATGGCTTGGCTGACAAGCTGGTGGACATGCTTAAGCCAGTGATTGAGCAAAACAACGGACGCTGTTTCTTCCTTTGTACCTCACATCAAATGGTGCGTGATTTGTCTGAGCGTTTCCGCGAATTGTCAGACTTGCCTGTGTTAGTGCAAGGGGAAATGTCGAAACAAAAACTGCTCGCTGAATTTTTAGAGTTGGGTAATGCGCTTTTGGTTGCCACAGGTGCCTTCTGGGAAGGGATAGACGTTAGAGGGCAGGCGCTGAGCTGTGTTATTATCGACAAATTGCCTTTTACTGCGCCGGACGATCCGCTGCTAAAAGCACGGATTGAAGATTGTCGCCTTCAGGGCGGCGACCCGTTTTCCCAGGTTCAAATCCCTGATGCAGTGATCACCCTCAAGCAGGGAGTTGGTCGACTCATCCGTGATAGAAACGATCATGGTGCGCTTATTATCTGTGATAACCGCTTGGTGAGCAGAAATTATGGTGAAACCTTCCTGCGCAGCTTACCGCCAATCCCGCGAACGCGTGATCTGGCAAAAGTCAGCGAATTTCTCGCTGAAATAGATACGAACAACCAGTCTGCAGAATCGTCTGCAGCGTCAGAGGTATAAATGGCTTCTAAGATCCTTGCCGTCGATACGGCCACTGAAAACTGCTCCGTCGCCCTGAAGGTGGGGAACGACATTATCGCGCGTTGTGAAATGGCACCGCGTGAACACACCACGAAAATCCTGCCTATGGTCGATAGTGTACTGGCTGAAGCGGGCTTAAAGCTGAACCAGCTGGATGCGCTGGCGTTTGGGCGTGGTCCTGGCAGTTTTACCGGTGTGCGTATTGGTATTGGTATCGCTCAGGGTTTGGCATTTGGTGCAGATCTGCCAATGGTCGGTGTGTCCACGCTGGCTGCAATGGCGGAGCAAGCTCATCGTAAACAGCAGGCAACCCATGTGCTGTCCACCATCGATGCACGCATGAACGAAATCTATGCAGGTGGCTATGTGCGCCTTGAAAACGGCGATTGGGAAACGGTCGTTGAAGAAGCAGTACTGCCTCCTGAAATGCTCAAGCCAGAATTGGCAAAAGGTGAGTGGTTTGTAGCAGGAACAGGCTGGCAAGCTTACCCTGATTTGCAAGGCCAGCTACACTTATCGGTAAGCGACAGCGGTGTGTTGTATCCTGAATCGCAGGATATGTTAATCCTTGCTCATCATGCGTTTGCGCGTGGAGAGGCAGTGGATGCAGAACATGCCAGCCCGGTATACCTTCGTGATACTGTGGCATGGAAGAAATTACCAGGTCGCGAATAGTTTTATCTAAAGCTAACCGATAAGGTCTTTCATGGTTTCAATACAGGGATTACCACAGCAGATACAGCGTCCAGGAAAAGCTGGACGCAAACCCGCGCAGAAGAAGGAGGAGGCCCGTGATGTCTCAGAGCCTTCCGTGGTGGCAAAAGCGGTATCCCGTGGTATTCGAAACCCTGAAATGGCGGAAGATGCCTTTCAAAACATTCATTATGATTTACCCGATGGGCGTAGCCGCCATGCGCTGGCGTCCTATATGGATGTAAAAAACCAGGCCCGTCGTGAAGAACTTATCGCCATGTTCGGCGTAGATGTCTTCGTTTAAGTAACTCCTCGTACCACTTAGTCTACACTCTCTGTGGTAGGCTTCGCGCGCTCTCAAACGGTCCAATATGACATTACAAGAACAAAAATATGCAGTGAGATTTGGCGATCTCGCCGCGCAGGTTTATCTGACCGAGCGAAACACGCCGACTCTTCTGATGTTGCATGGGTGGCAAGATAATAGCGGAAGCTTTGCGCCACTCGCCCCGCAGCTCAGCGAGCACTTTGATTTGGTCATGCCAGATTGGCCCGGGCACGGTTATTCCGACCATAAAGGTGCCGACAGCTTCTATCCCTTCTTTGATTATGTGGACGACCTCCACCAACTGATCCTCCAGTTGGGCGACAGGCCGATCTATCTGGTCGGGCATTCGTTGGGTGCATTAGTGGCGTCTTGCTGGAGTGCTGCCTTCGCTGAAAGGGCGAAAGGGTTGGTGATGATAGAAGCGCTTGGCCCAATGTCTGAGCGCGAAGATAAAGTCGTCGAAAGGCTGAAACACGGCGTTGAAAGCCGCGAGAATATGAAGTTGCCTCGTGACTTACCTTCGCTGGATGCGGCGCTGAAACTTCGCCGGGGTATCAACAAAGTCAGCATTGAAGATCTGACACCGTTGGTTACGCGCGGTATTGAGCAAGTAGGCGATATCTGGCGCTGGCGTCATGATGCCAAGTTGAAGACGGAATCGATTTACCGGATGTCGACACATCATGCTGAACATTTGGTCCGTGGCATTGAATGTCCAGTAATGGCAATTATCGGCGAAGACGGTTATCCAGAGCTTCGTAGCCCCATGGCTGAAAAACGTAAGGCGTGGTTCAAGAACCTGACCGTAGAAATGGTGGAAGGTACACATCACTGCCACCTTCAGAGTCAGGCGAAAACAGCGTCTCTGATCATTGATTTTGTGACCAAGCTACATCTCACAGCGCTTAGCGATGTTAATTGAATGTTACTTCTGGTCTAATTGCGAGTTAAAACACTCGTTTGAATTTATTGCGTCTGTCGCGGACTTTTTCTGTTCGCGGTAAAAAAATAGGAGAGATCAAGTGGATAAGGTTTGGCTTAACCGCTACCCATCAGATGTACCAGCGGAAATTTCTTCGGACATGTACCCTTCACTGGTAGAAATGTTCGAGAAGTCTGTCCAGAAATATGCTGATCAGACTGCCTTCATCAATATGGGGCAGGTGATGACCTTCCGCAAACTGGAAGAGCGTAGCCGTGCTTTCGCTGCCTACCTGCAAAATGATCTTGGCCTGAAAAAAGGCGACCGCGTGGCTGTTATGATGCCAAACCTGTTGCAATACCCAATTGCGCTGTTTGGTATTCTGCGTGCTGGCTGTGTGGTGGTTAACGTTAACCCGCTTTACACTCCACGTGAACTCGAACACCAGCTTAATGACTCGGGTGCGACCGCGATTGTTATCGTGTCGAACTTCGCACATACGCTGGAAAAAATCGTCGATAACACCAGTGTGCGTCACGTTATTCTGACCAGCCTTGGCGACCAACTGCCACGTGCAAAGGGAACCATCGTTAACTTCGTTGTGAAATACATCAAGAAGATGGTGCCGAAATACGATCTGCCACACGCGACTTCTATGCGCCTTGCATTGAAACGAGGCCGTCGAATGCAGTACGTGAAGCCATTTATGACGGGTGATGACATTGCTTTCCTCCAGTACACAGGTGGAACGACGGGGGTTGCAAAAGGGGCGGTCCTGACCCACAACAACATGCTGGCGAACCTGAACCAGGCGAAAGCCATGTATGCGCCTATCTTGAAAGAAGGCCGTGAGTTAGTGGTCACTGCGCTGCCGCTTTACCATGTGTTTGCTCTGACCGTGAATGGCTTGCTGTTTATCGAAATGGGTGGTCAGAACCTGTTGATCACCAACCCACGCGATATTCCCGCGTTTGTGAAAGAGCTGAAACAGCATCCGTTTACGGCAATCACTGGCGTAAACACTCTGTTCAATGCACTGCTTAACAATGAAGACTTCCATGAGTTGGATTTCAGTAATCTCAGCCTAACAGTCGGCGGTGGTATGGCGGTACAACGTGCCGTGGCTGAAAGCTGGATGAAGCTGACGGGCAAACACTTGCTGGAAGGTTACGGCCTGACCGAGTGTTCGCCGCTGGTCGCGGCGTACCCGTATGATCTGAAAGAGTACAATGGCTCAATCGGCCTTCCAGTGCCATCAACTGATGTCCGCATCGTTGATGAGGAAGGTAACGTACTTGCAAACGATCAGATCGGTGAGTTGCAGGTGAAAGGTCCTCAGGTGATGCAGGGTTACTGGCAGCGTCCAGAAGCGACCAAAGAAGTGATCACCGAAGACGGTTGGCTCTCAACAGGCGATATCGTCAAATTCGATGACGACGGTTTCCTGCACATTGTTGACCGTAAGAAAGACATGATTCTGGTGTCTGGCTTCAACGTTTATCCAAATGAAATCGAAGATGTTGTCGCGTTGCACGGTAAAGTATTGGAAGTTGCGGCAATCGGCCAGCCACATGAAACGTCTGGTGAGATCGTGAAGATCTGTGTGGTGAAACGCGATCCAAGCCTGACGAAAGATGAGCTTCTTGCGCATTGTCGTGAACACCTGACGGGTTACAAAGTGCCTAAGGTGATCGAATTCCGCGAAGATCTGCCGAAAACCAACGTCGGTAAGATTTTGCGCCGTGCTCTTCGTGAAGAGCAGGACACCAAAAGCGCAGAAGCATAATCGGACATGCGTCGACTCGCTTAAGCGCGTACAATAGGTAGTAACTAAACTACCTATGCCTTTGAAAACATGCTGGCTCAGGCCAGCATGTTTGTTTTCTGGGCTCAAAGAGCGAGCCCAGAACCTAAATGTGGATGACAGCGTGAATTTTGACATTGTAACTGAGCTATCCCAACTCGAACGTGTGTGTGAGAGAGCACGCCAAGTACCAGCAGTGATGCTGGATACCGAATTCGTTCGTACCCGCACACTCTATCCGCGCCTTGGTCTTATCCAGCTTTATGATGGCGAAACGCTGTCCTTGATTGACCCGATTGAGCTGGAAGACATGTCGCCGCTTTGGGCGTTACTGACGGACGAGTCGGTGGTAAAAGTGTTACACGCATGCAGCGAAGACCTGGAGGTCTTTCATCATCATGCGGGTGTGATGCCTACGCCAATGGTGGATACCCAAATAATGGCAGCATTCTTGGGTCATGGTCTGTCGACGGGCTTTGCAACACTGGTTGAAGAATATCTTGAGGTGACATTGGACAAAGGTGAGGCCAGAACGGATTGGTGTGCTCGCCCGTTGAGTGAAAAACAGCTCGAGTACGCTGCTGCCGATGTTTACTACCTTTTACCACTCTATAATCTGCTTGCGAGACGCGTCACTGAAAAAGGCTGGGAAGAGGCGGTGAAGCAAGAATGTGCGCTGATGGTAAGCAAACGCGGTAAAACCCCGGATCCCGAAAAAGCCTACCTCGATATCAAAAATGCGTGGCAACTGCGCCCGAAACAACTGGCCGTGCTGCAAAAGCTCGCGAGCTGGCGACTAAGAGAAGCGCAGCGCCGGGACTTGGCGTTGAACTTCGTGGTGAAAGAGTTACACCTATGGAAAATGGCGCGTTTTAACATTCGTTCATTGGACAAGATGGTAGATGAAGGCTTCGACCGATTTGAGATTGAACGCCATGGCAGCCGTCTGATTCGAATGGCGCAGGAGACAGACAAAACGCCTGTTGCTCATTATCCTGAAGAGATTCAGCGTCTTGTCGATATGCCGGGCTACAAACAGGCAGTGAAAAACATCAAAGAACAAACCAACGCAGTTGCCGAGGAGCTGGGCATGGTGCCTGAATTCATCGGGTCGAAAAAGCAAATTCACCAGGTGCTTAAATGGGCGTGGATGAATGACCGGAATCCAGAAAAAGCACCAGATATTCTCTCGGGTTGGCGCAAGCCATATCTGGAAGAAAAAGTGTTGGCAGTTTTGGATAAATAGTCAGAACGCAAAAATAAGAAAAACCGGCGAAATCGCCGGTTTTTTCATTTATTCATCCCGAGAAGATCAGTAACTATGAAGGTTACTTGTCTTCTGGCAGGGTGACGTTGAGCTCGAGAACAGACAAATCGTCATCACGTTGCTCAAGTGCAACAGAAACCTGTTCAGGAGAGATATCCACATACTTACGGATAACCTCAAGGATGTCTTGCTTCAGCTGGGGTAGGTACGTTGGCTCAGCACTCCCTGCGCTGCGCCGTTCTGCAACGATGATCTGCAGACGCTCTTTAGCAAGCGATGCGGACGTCTTCTTCTTTGGACGGAAAAACTCCAGCAATGCCATTGGTTATCCTCCGAACAGTCGCTTCAAAAAGCCTTTCTTCTCTTCCTCCAGGAAGCGGAAAGGACATTCGTCACCCAGCAAACGGGTAATGGCGTCGCTGTATGCCAGCCCTGCATCAGACTCTTGATCCAGAATCACAGGTTCACCTTTATTCGACGCGTGCAACACAGAAGGGCTTTCTGGAATCACACTCAGTAGCGGTATGCGCAGAATTTCTTCGACGTCTGCGACGCTCAGCATCTCACCACGTGCAACGCGCGCTGGGTTGTAGCGGGTCAGCAGTAGGTGAGTTTTTACTGGTTCTTCGCCGTTCTCAGCGCGGCGAGATTTAGAATCCAGGATGCCCAGAATACGGTCTGAGTCGCGAACAGATGACACTTCAGGGTTGGTTGTGACGATGGCTTCATCGGCAAAGTAGAGCGCCATCAGTGCGCCAGCTTCGATACCTGCTGGAGAGTCACAGATAATGAAGTCGAAGTCCATCGCCTTCATATCTTCCAACACGCGGGCCACGCCTTCTTTGGTCAGGGCGTCTTTATCTCGGGTTTGGGAAGCGGGAAGT
The nucleotide sequence above comes from Grimontia kaedaensis. Encoded proteins:
- a CDS encoding GGDEF domain-containing protein, whose translation is MSDYAFFEATSIFKRAVPLMVKYKVPTTPHYFSLWYTYCAGTNPQLNQAVDNKVSLFGACSIKHCDEIIDTYLMDDAKREVNNFRQKLQNLTADLGESMEHTVSDTEEFRDILSSSVDKLKNVKGDIAQNGESKQVLHELLKGSQHLLSATSQYQLQVTSQKTEIDALKKQLQEYQKQASHDALTGCLNRREFEKQLDEHVDQNNVFSVMMVDIDHFKSFNDEFGHQMGDKVLQIVAAKLKQVVDTSGAIFRYGGEEFVVILPSLPLKSTFVVAEKMRLTLERLSVTDKRSGQKINSITASFGIAERADDECGLALVARADEALYNAKHKGRNCVMPQVR
- the argS gene encoding arginine--tRNA ligase encodes the protein MNIQALLNDKVAAAMVAAGAPEGSPAAVRQSAKPQFGDYQANGIMGVAKKLGCNPREFAQKVLDVLDLDGMAEKTEIAGPGFINIFLSTEWLAAKADEALASDRLGVAEAEKQNIVVDYSAPNVAKEMHVGHLRSTIIGDAVVRTLEFMGHNVIRANHLGDWGTQFGMLIANLERHEAQGGDISMDLSDIEGFYRESKKLYDEDEEFAKTARNYVVRLQSGDEYCKEKWQQLVKITLEQNQRNYDRLNVSLTDKDVMGESMYNGMLAGIVEDLKAQGLAVEDDGAMVVFLDEYKNKDGEPMGVIIQKRDGGFLYTTTDIACAKYRYETFNADRVLYFIDSRQHQHLMQAWTIVRKAGYVPESMSLEHHAFGMMLGKDGKPFKTRAGGTVRLADLLDEAEVRAKKLIEEKNPELSVEEKDNIANTVAMAAVKYADLSKHRTTDYVFDWDNMLAFEGNTAPYMQYAYTRVASIFNKAGIDANSIEGQIIVSEEREKALVSKLLQFEEAVDGVAREGQPHIMCSYLFDLAGTFSSFYEACPILNAEGETKQSRMKLAALTSRTIKQGLDLLGINTLERM
- a CDS encoding VOC family protein gives rise to the protein MPALTVDSLYATLPDFSARLDALLEVLELDLSAYRADHIALRINDRKAAEELHQSWLSSGEELSVNNINGRPIVVIKANDPLSFGQWQTQCVELPYPGDKLYPVEGWEHAEWVVPSKATTPEALLEDVFGLFPALAAKWDQLASLGVKVKLSSPAGEGERIANPTVAFKFKGICVKLHPVTLEQVIESEKGA
- the purU gene encoding formyltetrahydrofolate deformylase → MERKILLTDCPDAQGLIAKITNICYKHQLNIIHNNEYVDHSTGQFFMRTELEGIFNDETFLMDIDQALPAGSHRNLVDTSRRKRVVIMVTKESHCLGDILMKAYDGSLDVDIAAVIGNHDKLAALTEKFDIPFHFVSHEGLEREEHENQIIDIIEGYEPNHIVLAKFMRVLTPNFVARFPRKIINIHHSFLPAFIGARPYHQAWERGVKIIGATAHFVTNDLDEGPIIDQNVKHVDHTFSAEDMVKAGRDVEKTVLSNALSQVIEDKVFVYGNKTVIL
- a CDS encoding ATP-dependent DNA helicase — protein: MISKVFSTTGALARAIKGFQPRQPQTDMALSVERSIKNQTQLVVEAGTGTGKTYAYLVPALLSGKKTIVSTGSKNLQEQLFHRDLPLMVDTLGFSGRVALLKGRANYLCPERLSRQMIESHDGHADPTLLSQLVKVRSWSSETKTGDLGECDDLAEDSPIIPTITSTNDNCLGKECPSYEDCFVVKARKRAMDADLVVVNHHLFLADLAIKETGFGELIPEAEVFIFDEAHQIPDIASQYFGQSLSSRQLQELAKDINIAYRTELRDTKQLEKVADRLSQSASDLRIVLGEPGFRGNWREISTSPAVARELVRLTDALELAHDVMKLSLGRSQLLDAAFDRATLFKARLERVKDTSIPGYSYWYECSRHHFSLNITPLSVAEKFREQIQQQEGAWIFTSATLAVNDDFSHFSNRLGLEPTEQFTLPSPFDYESQAILCVPRFLPEPNSYGLADKLVDMLKPVIEQNNGRCFFLCTSHQMVRDLSERFRELSDLPVLVQGEMSKQKLLAEFLELGNALLVATGAFWEGIDVRGQALSCVIIDKLPFTAPDDPLLKARIEDCRLQGGDPFSQVQIPDAVITLKQGVGRLIRDRNDHGALIICDNRLVSRNYGETFLRSLPPIPRTRDLAKVSEFLAEIDTNNQSAESSAASEV
- the tsaB gene encoding tRNA (adenosine(37)-N6)-threonylcarbamoyltransferase complex dimerization subunit type 1 TsaB — translated: MASKILAVDTATENCSVALKVGNDIIARCEMAPREHTTKILPMVDSVLAEAGLKLNQLDALAFGRGPGSFTGVRIGIGIAQGLAFGADLPMVGVSTLAAMAEQAHRKQQATHVLSTIDARMNEIYAGGYVRLENGDWETVVEEAVLPPEMLKPELAKGEWFVAGTGWQAYPDLQGQLHLSVSDSGVLYPESQDMLILAHHAFARGEAVDAEHASPVYLRDTVAWKKLPGRE
- a CDS encoding alpha/beta fold hydrolase, which translates into the protein MTLQEQKYAVRFGDLAAQVYLTERNTPTLLMLHGWQDNSGSFAPLAPQLSEHFDLVMPDWPGHGYSDHKGADSFYPFFDYVDDLHQLILQLGDRPIYLVGHSLGALVASCWSAAFAERAKGLVMIEALGPMSEREDKVVERLKHGVESRENMKLPRDLPSLDAALKLRRGINKVSIEDLTPLVTRGIEQVGDIWRWRHDAKLKTESIYRMSTHHAEHLVRGIECPVMAIIGEDGYPELRSPMAEKRKAWFKNLTVEMVEGTHHCHLQSQAKTASLIIDFVTKLHLTALSDVN